From Pulveribacter suum, a single genomic window includes:
- a CDS encoding pyridoxine 5'-phosphate synthase: MTAAYPRTSLSVNVNKVALVRNTRHLGIPGVARAARLCLAAGAQGITVHPRPDGRHIRAHDVHELAELLAQDWPGREYNIEGNPTQNLMEFIRAVRPSQATFVPDGEDQFTSDHGWSFPQDAERLAPLVAECRALGVRVSLFMDPVPEQMQAVRAVGADRIELYTEPYACAWGTPQQEEQLARYAAAAQAALEAGLGVNAGHDLNQDNLAAFVARVPGLLEVSIGHAFMSDALELGYAAAVRAYQQCIDDGMARRRS, from the coding sequence ATGACCGCCGCCTACCCGCGCACCTCCCTTTCCGTCAACGTCAACAAGGTCGCGCTGGTGCGCAATACGCGCCACCTGGGCATCCCCGGCGTGGCCCGTGCCGCCCGGCTGTGCCTGGCGGCCGGCGCCCAGGGCATCACCGTGCATCCGCGCCCCGACGGGCGCCACATCCGCGCGCACGACGTGCACGAGCTGGCTGAGCTGCTGGCCCAGGACTGGCCCGGGCGCGAATACAACATCGAGGGCAACCCCACGCAGAACCTGATGGAGTTCATCCGCGCCGTGCGCCCGAGCCAGGCCACCTTCGTGCCCGATGGCGAGGACCAGTTCACCAGCGACCACGGCTGGAGCTTCCCGCAGGACGCCGAACGCCTGGCGCCGCTGGTGGCCGAATGCAGGGCCCTGGGCGTGCGCGTCAGCCTGTTCATGGACCCGGTGCCCGAGCAGATGCAGGCGGTGCGCGCCGTGGGCGCCGACCGCATCGAGCTCTACACCGAGCCCTACGCCTGCGCCTGGGGCACGCCGCAGCAGGAGGAGCAGCTGGCGCGCTACGCCGCCGCCGCCCAGGCGGCGCTGGAGGCCGGCCTGGGCGTGAACGCCGGGCACGACCTGAACCAGGACAACCTGGCCGCCTTCGTCGCGCGCGTGCCGGGGCTGCTGGAAGTGTCCATCGGCCACGCCTTCATGTCGGACGCGCTGGAGCTGGGCTACGCCGCCGCCGTGCGCGCCTACCAGCAGTGCATCGACGACGGCATGGCGCGCCGCCGCTCCTGA
- the acpS gene encoding holo-ACP synthase — MIYGIGTDICDVRRIQGSLERHGERFAQRVLADGELATWRARSARWPERGVRFLATRFSAKEAFSKAIGLGMRMPMTWRACEVAHLPSGQPTLILHGALKAWFDARGLRAHLSVTDESDYAASFVVVEQA; from the coding sequence ATGATCTACGGCATCGGAACCGATATCTGCGACGTGCGCCGCATCCAAGGCAGCCTGGAGCGCCATGGCGAGCGTTTTGCCCAGCGCGTGCTGGCCGATGGCGAACTGGCCACCTGGCGCGCTCGCAGCGCCCGCTGGCCCGAACGCGGCGTGCGTTTTCTGGCCACGCGCTTTTCTGCCAAGGAGGCCTTCAGCAAGGCCATCGGCTTGGGGATGCGCATGCCCATGACCTGGCGCGCCTGTGAGGTCGCCCACCTGCCCAGCGGCCAGCCCACGCTGATACTGCACGGCGCCTTGAAGGCGTGGTTCGACGCGCGCGGCCTGCGCGCCCACCTGAGCGTGACGGATGAGAGCGACTACGCCGCCAGCTTTGTCGTGGTCGAGCAGGCCTGA
- a CDS encoding CsbD family protein produces the protein MNTDQIKGAAKEVAGKVQQKTGEVFNSPEQQVKGVAKQVEGGAQKSYGNAKEDIKDATK, from the coding sequence ATGAACACCGATCAGATCAAGGGCGCCGCCAAGGAAGTTGCCGGCAAGGTACAACAAAAGACCGGCGAGGTCTTCAACAGCCCCGAGCAGCAGGTCAAGGGCGTGGCCAAGCAGGTCGAGGGCGGCGCACAAAAGTCCTACGGCAACGCCAAGGAAGACATCAAGGACGCCACGAAGTAA
- the nagZ gene encoding beta-N-acetylhexosaminidase, whose amino-acid sequence MTQHSPLVIDVAGATLSADDHRRLAHPLVGGVILFSRNWQHRMQLLELTAAIKAVRDDLLICVDHEGGRVQRFRTDGFTHLPPMRAFGELWTQDGKGSKHREGSGALRAMDAATAAGYVLASELRACGVDFSFTPVLDLDWKHEAPTPAQALAAPRGGSESLGRPGASRSTVIGDRAFHSDPRVVAMLSRALMHGLLQAGMANCGKHFPGHGHVAADSHTEVPVDRRSLTAILKDDAAPYAWLSSVLTSVMPAHVIYPKVDSRPAGFSSKWLQDILRTRLRFDGAIFSDDLSMEGARRLDGQLVGYADAAVAALQAGCDLVLLCNQSLEGGRAVDELIDGLAAAGAAGRWQPSEASEARRVALLPETLPQPWEELMVQPAYMHALDLLP is encoded by the coding sequence ATGACACAACATTCCCCCCTGGTCATCGACGTGGCCGGCGCCACCCTGAGCGCCGACGACCACCGGCGCCTGGCGCACCCACTGGTGGGCGGCGTCATCCTGTTTTCGCGCAACTGGCAGCACCGCATGCAGCTGCTGGAGCTGACGGCCGCCATCAAGGCCGTGCGCGACGACCTGCTGATCTGCGTGGACCACGAAGGCGGGCGCGTGCAGCGCTTTCGCACCGACGGCTTCACCCACCTGCCGCCCATGCGCGCTTTCGGCGAGCTGTGGACTCAGGATGGCAAGGGCAGCAAACACCGCGAAGGCAGCGGCGCCCTGCGTGCCATGGACGCCGCCACGGCCGCCGGTTACGTGCTGGCCAGCGAGCTGCGCGCCTGCGGGGTGGATTTCTCGTTCACGCCGGTGCTGGACCTGGACTGGAAACATGAAGCCCCCACGCCAGCGCAAGCGCTGGCTGCCCCCCGAGGGGGCTCGGAAAGCTTGGGGCGGCCCGGCGCTTCCCGCAGCACCGTGATCGGCGATCGCGCCTTCCACAGCGACCCGCGCGTCGTCGCCATGCTGTCGCGCGCCCTCATGCACGGCCTGCTGCAGGCCGGCATGGCCAACTGCGGCAAACACTTTCCCGGCCATGGCCATGTGGCGGCCGATTCGCACACCGAAGTGCCGGTGGACCGGCGCAGCCTGACGGCCATCCTCAAGGACGATGCCGCGCCGTATGCCTGGCTGTCCAGTGTGCTGACCAGCGTCATGCCGGCGCACGTCATCTACCCCAAGGTGGACAGCCGCCCGGCGGGTTTTTCAAGCAAGTGGCTGCAAGACATCCTGCGCACGCGCCTGCGCTTTGACGGCGCCATCTTCAGCGACGACCTGAGCATGGAAGGCGCGCGCCGCCTGGACGGGCAGCTGGTCGGCTACGCCGACGCCGCCGTGGCTGCGCTGCAGGCCGGCTGCGATCTGGTGCTGCTGTGCAACCAGAGCCTGGAGGGCGGCAGGGCAGTGGACGAGCTGATCGACGGCCTGGCCGCCGCGGGTGCTGCCGGCCGCTGGCAGCCCAGCGAGGCGAGCGAAGCCCGCCGCGTGGCCCTGCTGCCGGAGACGCTGCCGCAGCCGTGGGAAGAGCTGATGGTGCAGCCGGCGTACATGCATGCGTTGGATTTGTTGCCGTAA
- a CDS encoding ABC transporter ATP-binding protein: MLQVSGLFTHYGAICAVNDASLHVNQGEIVSLIGSNGAGKTSLLMTLCGTPRASAGSVHFEGEDITQQSTHLIMRKGIAVSPEGRRVFPALTVVENLKMGGFFLDKGEVEAGMEHVFQLFPRLKDRAHQRAGTMSGGEQQMLAIGRALMSRPRLLLLDEPTLGLAPLIIAQIFEIIQTIRAEGVTVFLVEQNANRALAIADRGYVLENGRVVLQDTGANLLANADVRKAYLGG, encoded by the coding sequence ATGCTGCAGGTCAGCGGCCTGTTCACCCACTACGGCGCCATCTGCGCCGTCAACGACGCCAGCCTGCACGTCAACCAGGGCGAAATCGTCTCGCTCATCGGCTCCAACGGCGCCGGCAAGACCTCGTTGCTCATGACCCTGTGCGGCACGCCGCGCGCCAGCGCCGGCAGCGTCCACTTCGAGGGCGAGGACATCACCCAGCAATCCACCCACCTGATCATGAGGAAAGGCATCGCCGTCTCGCCCGAAGGGCGGCGTGTGTTCCCCGCGCTGACGGTGGTGGAGAACCTGAAGATGGGCGGCTTCTTCCTGGACAAGGGCGAGGTCGAGGCCGGCATGGAACACGTCTTTCAGCTGTTCCCGCGCCTGAAGGACCGCGCCCACCAGCGCGCCGGCACCATGAGCGGCGGCGAGCAGCAGATGCTGGCCATCGGCCGCGCCCTGATGAGCCGCCCGCGCCTGCTGCTGCTGGACGAGCCCACCCTGGGCCTGGCGCCACTCATCATTGCCCAGATCTTCGAGATCATCCAGACCATCCGCGCCGAGGGCGTGACGGTGTTCCTGGTGGAGCAGAACGCCAACCGCGCGCTGGCCATTGCCGACCGGGGCTATGTGCTGGAGAACGGGCGCGTGGTGCTGCAGGACACGGGGGCGAACCTGCTGGCCAATGCGGATGTGCGCAAGGCGTATCTGGGCGGGTGA
- the livG gene encoding high-affinity branched-chain amino acid ABC transporter ATP-binding protein LivG, with amino-acid sequence MTTGTPLLQVKDLCMRFGGLLAVDHVAFDVAPKEVFAIIGPNGAGKTTVFNCISGFYQPSAGQIQLAGSSIAGHSSHQVANQGVVRTFQNVRLFKAMTALENLLVAQHRQSRAPLLAGIFNTASYRKSEAEKIERALHWLDVMGLRQYANREAGNLAYGHQRRLEIARCMITGPRLLMLDEPAAGLNPQEKKDLQQLIDQLRRDYGVTVLLIEHDMGLVMGVSERILVMEYGKPIALGIPEAIRNDERVIKAYLGEA; translated from the coding sequence ATGACGACAGGCACCCCTCTCTTGCAGGTCAAGGACCTGTGCATGCGCTTTGGCGGGCTGCTGGCGGTGGACCATGTCGCCTTCGACGTGGCGCCCAAGGAGGTCTTTGCCATCATCGGCCCCAACGGCGCCGGCAAGACCACCGTGTTCAACTGCATCAGCGGCTTCTACCAGCCCAGCGCCGGGCAGATCCAGCTGGCGGGCAGCAGCATCGCCGGCCACAGCAGCCACCAAGTCGCCAATCAGGGCGTGGTGCGGACCTTCCAGAACGTGCGCCTGTTCAAGGCCATGACGGCGCTGGAAAACCTGCTGGTGGCCCAGCACCGCCAGTCGCGCGCGCCGCTCCTGGCCGGCATCTTCAACACTGCCAGCTACCGCAAGAGCGAGGCCGAGAAGATCGAGCGCGCCCTGCACTGGCTGGATGTGATGGGCCTGCGCCAGTACGCCAACCGCGAGGCCGGCAACCTGGCCTACGGGCACCAAAGGCGCCTGGAAATCGCCCGCTGCATGATCACCGGCCCGCGCCTGTTGATGCTGGACGAGCCGGCTGCCGGCCTGAACCCGCAGGAGAAGAAAGACCTGCAGCAGCTCATCGACCAGCTGCGGCGCGACTACGGCGTGACGGTGCTGCTGATCGAGCACGACATGGGCCTGGTCATGGGCGTGTCCGAGCGCATCCTGGTCATGGAATACGGCAAGCCCATCGCCCTGGGCATCCCCGAGGCCATCCGCAACGATGAACGGGTCATCAAGGCCTATCTGGGAGAAGCCTGA
- a CDS encoding high-affinity branched-chain amino acid ABC transporter permease LivM: protein MAFSANLRHAFVSAFLAAIVVLPIFTLHLERAGMRTVIVPDWRTLLWGCLAVFVVQLLRPLFVQRLPRISLPSLPQIAPRQHSVLLLAALMIAIIWPFFAGRNAVDIATLAMIYVMLGLGLNVVVGFAGLLDLGFVGFYAVGAYTFALLYHWAGWSFWQALPLAGAMSALFGFILGFPVLRLRGDYLAIVTLGFGEIIRLLLVNLTDWTGGPDGISGLPKPSVLGLEMARSPSVEGGTTFHQFFGLDFNSMHMVIFLYLMALLLALVTLFISNRLIRMPIGRAWEALREDEIACRSLGLSPMKIKLSAFTLGAMFAGFGGAFFAARQGIVNPESFTFIESALILAIVVLGGMGSQLGVILAAILLTALPEVAREFSEYRMLIFGLVMIVMMIWRPQGLLPMKRHHVEVPA from the coding sequence ATGGCCTTCTCGGCCAACCTGCGCCACGCCTTCGTCTCCGCGTTCCTTGCGGCCATCGTGGTGTTGCCCATCTTCACCCTGCACCTGGAGCGCGCCGGCATGCGCACCGTCATCGTGCCCGACTGGCGCACGCTGCTGTGGGGCTGCCTGGCGGTCTTCGTGGTGCAGCTGCTGCGCCCGCTGTTCGTGCAGCGCCTGCCGCGCATCTCCCTGCCCAGCCTGCCGCAGATCGCACCCCGCCAGCACAGCGTGCTGCTGCTGGCCGCACTGATGATCGCCATCATCTGGCCCTTCTTTGCCGGGCGCAACGCCGTGGACATCGCCACGCTGGCCATGATCTACGTGATGCTGGGCCTGGGCCTGAACGTGGTGGTGGGCTTCGCCGGCCTGCTGGACTTAGGGTTCGTCGGCTTTTATGCCGTAGGTGCCTACACCTTCGCCCTGCTGTACCACTGGGCCGGCTGGAGCTTTTGGCAGGCGCTGCCCCTGGCGGGCGCCATGTCGGCCCTGTTCGGCTTCATCCTGGGCTTTCCGGTGCTGCGCCTGCGCGGCGACTACCTGGCCATCGTGACGCTGGGCTTCGGCGAGATCATCCGCCTGCTGCTGGTCAACCTGACGGACTGGACGGGCGGGCCGGACGGCATCTCGGGCCTGCCCAAGCCCAGCGTGCTGGGCCTGGAGATGGCGCGCAGCCCGAGCGTGGAGGGCGGCACCACCTTCCACCAGTTCTTCGGGCTGGACTTCAACTCCATGCACATGGTGATCTTTTTGTACTTGATGGCGCTTTTGCTGGCGCTGGTCACGCTGTTCATCAGCAACCGGCTGATCCGCATGCCCATCGGCCGCGCCTGGGAGGCGCTGCGCGAGGACGAGATCGCCTGCCGCTCGCTCGGCCTGAGCCCGATGAAGATCAAGCTCTCGGCCTTCACGCTGGGCGCCATGTTCGCGGGCTTCGGCGGCGCCTTCTTCGCCGCGCGCCAGGGCATCGTGAACCCTGAGTCGTTCACCTTCATCGAGTCCGCGCTGATCCTGGCCATCGTGGTGCTGGGCGGCATGGGCTCGCAGCTGGGGGTGATCCTGGCGGCCATTTTGCTGACCGCGCTGCCCGAGGTGGCGCGCGAGTTTTCCGAATACCGCATGCTGATCTTCGGCCTGGTCATGATCGTGATGATGATCTGGCGCCCGCAGGGCCTGCTGCCCATGAAGCGCCACCACGTGGAGGTGCCGGCATGA